A section of the Amycolatopsis sp. AA4 genome encodes:
- the whiA gene encoding DNA-binding protein WhiA — MAMTAAVKDELSRLEITKIGPRRAEVASLLRFAGGLHIVAGRVVVEAELDTGSVARRLRKEIHELYGHHSDVHVITASGGLRKGTRYVVRVVKDGEGLARQTGLIDQRGRPVRGLPAAVVSGGVADAEAAWRGAFLAHGSLTEPGRSSSLEVTCPGPEAALALVGAARRMGIQAKSREVRGADRVVVRDGDAIGALLTRLGAHTSVLQWEERRMRREVRATANRLANFDDANLRRSARAAVAAAARVERALEILGDTAPDHLLAAGRLRLSNRQASLEELGQLSDPQMTKDAVAGRIRRLLAMADKRAKELNIPDTESAVTPEMLEEEA; from the coding sequence ATGGCGATGACCGCCGCGGTGAAGGACGAACTGAGCCGGCTCGAGATCACGAAGATCGGGCCGCGCCGGGCGGAGGTCGCGTCGCTGCTTCGCTTCGCGGGCGGGCTGCACATCGTGGCCGGCCGGGTGGTGGTCGAGGCGGAGCTGGACACGGGTTCGGTCGCGCGGCGGCTGCGCAAGGAGATCCACGAGCTGTACGGACATCATTCGGACGTGCACGTGATCACCGCGAGCGGCGGCCTGCGCAAGGGGACGCGGTACGTCGTGCGCGTGGTGAAGGACGGCGAGGGCCTGGCGCGCCAGACGGGTCTGATCGACCAGCGCGGCCGCCCCGTGCGAGGCCTGCCCGCCGCGGTGGTGTCCGGCGGAGTGGCCGACGCGGAAGCGGCCTGGCGAGGCGCCTTCCTGGCCCACGGCTCGCTGACCGAACCGGGCCGCTCGTCGTCCCTGGAAGTCACCTGCCCCGGCCCGGAAGCGGCCCTGGCGCTGGTCGGCGCGGCAAGGCGGATGGGCATCCAGGCGAAGTCCCGTGAGGTGCGGGGCGCGGACCGAGTCGTCGTCCGGGACGGCGACGCCATCGGGGCCTTGCTGACCCGCCTGGGCGCGCACACGAGCGTGCTGCAGTGGGAAGAACGCCGGATGCGCCGAGAGGTGCGAGCGACCGCCAACCGCCTCGCGAATTTCGACGACGCCAACCTGCGCCGCTCGGCCCGCGCCGCCGTCGCCGCGGCCGCCCGGGTGGAGCGGGCCTTGGAGATCCTGGGAGACACCGCCCCGGACCACCTCCTCGCGGCCGGCCGGCTGCGCTTGTCGAACCGCCAGGCGTCGCTCGAGGAGCTGGGCCAGCTGTCCGATCCGCAGATGACGAAAGACGCGGTGGCCGGCCGAATCCGCCGTCTGCTGGCGATGGCGGACAAGCGGGCGAAGGAGCTGAACATCCCGGACACGGAGTCGGCGGTGACCCCGGAGATGCTGGAGGAAGAAGCCTGA
- the yvcK gene encoding uridine diphosphate-N-acetylglucosamine-binding protein YvcK, which translates to MRAVALGGGHGLHATLTALRRITRAVTAVVTVADDGGSSGRLRRELGLLPPGDLRQAFAAFAAEDGGRLWAEVFQHRFGGDGALAGHAVGNLLLAGLFEVLGDPVAALDEASRLMGISGRVLPMSPEPLEIEGEVSGLDSEDPDAIRRIRGQVAVASTPGQVHRISLHPAGRQERPPRGCPEAIEAVLEADVVFLGPGSWFTSVLPHLLVPDLHDALVRTTATKVVVLNLVPQPGETGGFSPERHLDVLFEHAPALRVDAVIADRDSVPDPASLRRAAERLGARACLGAVADPVVAGRHDPGALAQRVREALGLGGEHCG; encoded by the coding sequence GTGCGCGCGGTGGCGCTGGGCGGAGGACACGGGCTGCACGCGACGCTGACCGCGCTCCGGCGGATCACCCGCGCCGTCACGGCGGTGGTGACGGTGGCCGACGACGGCGGGTCGTCCGGCAGGCTCCGGCGCGAACTGGGGCTGCTGCCGCCGGGCGACCTGCGCCAGGCGTTCGCCGCCTTCGCCGCGGAGGACGGCGGGCGGCTGTGGGCGGAGGTCTTCCAGCACCGCTTCGGCGGCGACGGCGCGCTCGCCGGGCACGCCGTCGGCAACCTGCTGCTCGCCGGGCTGTTCGAGGTGCTCGGCGACCCGGTGGCCGCGCTCGACGAGGCGAGCAGGCTGATGGGGATCTCCGGCCGGGTGCTGCCGATGTCGCCCGAGCCGCTGGAGATCGAGGGCGAGGTCAGCGGCCTGGACAGCGAGGACCCGGACGCGATCCGGCGGATCCGCGGCCAGGTCGCGGTCGCCAGCACGCCCGGCCAGGTGCACCGCATCTCGCTGCACCCGGCCGGCCGCCAGGAACGCCCGCCGCGCGGCTGCCCGGAGGCGATCGAGGCGGTGCTGGAGGCGGACGTCGTGTTCCTCGGCCCCGGGTCGTGGTTCACCAGCGTGCTGCCGCACCTGCTCGTCCCGGATCTGCACGACGCGCTCGTGCGCACGACGGCGACCAAGGTCGTCGTGCTGAATCTTGTCCCCCAACCGGGGGAAACCGGCGGATTCTCCCCGGAGCGGCATCTGGACGTACTCTTCGAACACGCGCCCGCGCTGCGGGTCGACGCCGTGATCGCGGACCGTGATTCCGTCCCTGACCCGGCAAGCCTGCGCCGGGCGGCCGAACGCCTCGGAGCGAGGGCCTGCCTGGGGGCGGTGGCCGACCCGGTCGTGGCGGGACGGCATGATCCTGGTGCGCTCGCCCAGCGCGTGCGAGAGGCACTCGGCCTCGGCGGGGAGCACTGTGGGTGA
- a CDS encoding LLM class flavin-dependent oxidoreductase, whose product MIDLPLSALELALVEAGQSASAALEPLSSVARRVDELGYRRLWFAEHHGSPAIASASPQVLAAHAGAVTSRVRVGSGGVLAPNHAPFALAEQFGTLSALTGGRVDLGVGRGPGALDPEIIRALRRGAEPAQEADYHADLDELLKHLGSDKVLPGGVTVPEPWLLSSSPAGAEVAAERGLPIAFAHHIRPDNTAASLERYREKFRPSKWRSEPYVLLCVETICADSEAEAEYLSGPMNVLKSHLLTGGGGDQPLLTPEDAARYEFAPEIVPQLEQFRAAQAYGERERVQARLAELAKQTGADEIMVTVPVFDAKARIRCYELLKE is encoded by the coding sequence ATGATCGATCTGCCGCTCTCCGCACTTGAACTCGCGCTGGTCGAGGCTGGGCAGTCGGCCTCCGCGGCGCTCGAACCGCTGTCCTCCGTCGCGCGCCGGGTGGACGAGCTTGGCTACCGCCGGCTCTGGTTCGCCGAGCATCACGGGTCCCCGGCCATCGCCAGTGCCTCTCCGCAGGTGCTCGCGGCGCACGCGGGCGCGGTGACGTCCCGGGTCCGGGTCGGGTCCGGCGGGGTTCTCGCGCCCAATCACGCGCCGTTCGCGTTGGCTGAGCAGTTCGGCACCCTGTCCGCGCTCACCGGCGGCCGGGTCGATCTCGGCGTGGGGCGCGGGCCCGGCGCGCTCGATCCGGAGATCATCCGGGCCTTGCGCCGAGGAGCCGAGCCGGCGCAGGAAGCCGATTACCACGCCGATCTCGACGAGCTTCTGAAGCATCTCGGCAGCGACAAGGTGCTCCCGGGCGGGGTGACGGTGCCGGAGCCGTGGCTGCTCAGTTCCAGCCCGGCGGGGGCGGAGGTGGCGGCCGAGCGCGGGTTGCCGATCGCGTTCGCGCACCACATCCGGCCGGACAACACCGCGGCCTCGCTGGAGCGGTACCGGGAGAAGTTCCGGCCGTCGAAGTGGCGGTCCGAGCCGTACGTGCTGCTGTGCGTCGAGACGATCTGCGCCGACAGCGAGGCCGAGGCCGAGTACCTCTCCGGGCCGATGAACGTGCTCAAGTCCCACCTGCTCACCGGCGGCGGGGGAGACCAGCCGTTGCTCACGCCGGAAGACGCCGCGCGGTACGAGTTCGCGCCGGAGATCGTGCCGCAGCTCGAACAGTTCCGGGCGGCGCAGGCATATGGCGAGCGGGAGCGGGTCCAGGCCCGGCTCGCGGAGCTGGCGAAGCAGACCGGGGCGGACGAAATCATGGTGACGGTGCCGGTTTTCGACGCGAAGGCGCGCATCCGCTGTTACGAGCTGCTGAAAGAATGA